A genome region from Planctomycetia bacterium includes the following:
- a CDS encoding cupin domain-containing protein — translation MPLSTTIVRSEEAPIELFEWGKLQWLVAGRTIPGCEQTFGISTIGPGLRNPLHYHPNCEEILFVVSGSCENSYDGTTAPLAAGDTIVIPVGVKHNLVNTGTNDVVCVISFSSPNRETVFLE, via the coding sequence ATGCCCTTAAGCACCACGATCGTTCGCAGCGAGGAAGCCCCGATTGAGTTGTTCGAGTGGGGCAAGCTGCAATGGCTTGTCGCCGGCCGGACGATTCCCGGTTGCGAACAGACGTTCGGCATCTCGACGATCGGCCCGGGCCTGCGAAACCCGTTGCATTACCATCCGAATTGCGAGGAGATTCTCTTCGTCGTCTCCGGAAGTTGCGAAAACAGCTACGATGGCACAACCGCGCCGCTCGCGGCTGGCGACACGATTGTCATTCCCGTCGGCGTAAAGCATAATCTCGTCAACACGGGTACGAACGACGTCGTCTGCGTGATCTCGTTTTCGAGCCCGAATAGAGAGACTGTTTTTCTCGAATAG
- a CDS encoding ABC transporter substrate-binding protein/permease, translating to MPNRRRFQLMRVVAVVACSLLIGAVIEPIFFGHGRVDGAELDAAHIARVRERLKSNVLRWGGDAEGGAPFQFYEAAKPDTLVGFEVDLVAALVEEMRKQYDLPELRPEFVQYEWVSLPQGLEKGDFDAIVSGFEITTDNLNKVRMSRPYYLFWQQLTIRNDESSIYSLDDCRTKTIGTLASSAASEYLASRHFTGVTAYEGQIEPYQDLTNHRIDAVLLDSPIAIYNTGGRPMLRLVGKPEGWGGYGVASRKAETDLIDAVDHSLATLQKSGKLETIYRRWNMWNDDQTRLAELDTPLKLTQWTQSLRTDRVESTQEWTFSRYAPLLLAAAWVTIRLTFLSMAVAMTLGLLVAVCRLFGPAPIRAGALIYVELFRGTPLLLLLTFLYYGCPSIGITLSAWQAAIIGFGLNYAAFEAEIYRSSILSVPQGQWEAARALGMSDTATFRRIIFPQAIRTALGPMTNDFVAMFKDTSLVSVIAVVELTKQYQILARTSLKFVELGLLTAALYLAMSVPLGYLARYLEEKWSGGK from the coding sequence ATGCCGAACCGCCGCCGTTTCCAACTGATGCGTGTGGTCGCTGTCGTGGCGTGTTCGCTGCTGATCGGGGCCGTGATCGAGCCGATCTTTTTCGGCCACGGCCGAGTCGACGGTGCGGAACTCGACGCGGCGCACATAGCGCGCGTGCGGGAACGCCTCAAGTCGAACGTCCTGCGCTGGGGGGGCGATGCCGAAGGGGGGGCGCCGTTCCAGTTTTACGAAGCGGCTAAGCCCGACACTTTGGTCGGCTTCGAGGTCGATTTGGTGGCCGCGCTCGTCGAAGAAATGCGCAAGCAATACGATCTGCCTGAACTCCGACCTGAATTTGTCCAATACGAATGGGTAAGCTTGCCGCAAGGCTTAGAGAAAGGGGATTTCGACGCCATCGTGAGCGGCTTCGAGATCACGACCGACAATCTGAACAAGGTTCGTATGTCGCGGCCCTACTATCTTTTTTGGCAGCAGCTCACGATTCGTAACGACGAAAGCTCGATCTATTCGCTCGACGATTGCCGCACGAAGACGATCGGCACCCTTGCCTCGAGCGCCGCAAGCGAATATCTCGCGAGCCGGCATTTTACCGGCGTCACCGCTTACGAGGGGCAGATCGAGCCGTATCAAGATCTGACGAATCATCGGATCGATGCCGTGCTGCTTGATTCGCCGATCGCGATCTACAACACCGGCGGTCGGCCGATGCTTCGGTTGGTTGGTAAGCCCGAAGGTTGGGGCGGCTACGGAGTCGCGTCGCGTAAAGCCGAGACGGATTTGATCGATGCCGTCGATCACTCGCTCGCGACGCTGCAGAAGAGCGGCAAGCTCGAAACGATTTATCGTCGCTGGAATATGTGGAACGACGACCAGACACGTCTGGCTGAACTCGACACACCGCTGAAGCTCACGCAGTGGACGCAATCGCTGAGGACCGATCGTGTCGAATCGACGCAAGAATGGACCTTCTCCCGTTATGCGCCGCTGCTGCTCGCGGCCGCATGGGTCACCATCCGATTGACGTTCCTGAGTATGGCCGTAGCGATGACGCTCGGTCTGCTCGTGGCCGTATGTCGCTTGTTCGGGCCGGCGCCGATTCGGGCCGGAGCGCTCATCTACGTCGAACTGTTTCGCGGGACGCCGTTGCTGCTGCTGTTGACGTTTCTTTACTATGGATGCCCAAGCATCGGCATCACGCTTTCCGCGTGGCAGGCCGCGATTATCGGCTTTGGGCTCAACTATGCGGCCTTCGAGGCGGAGATCTATCGCAGCTCGATTTTAAGCGTTCCGCAAGGGCAGTGGGAAGCGGCCCGAGCGCTAGGGATGAGCGATACGGCAACCTTTCGCCGCATCATCTTCCCGCAAGCGATTCGTACGGCGCTCGGCCCGATGACGAACGACTTCGTTGCGATGTTTAAGGATACGAGCTTGGTAAGCGTGATCGCGGTCGTCGAGCTGACGAAACAGTATCAGATCCTCGCGCGAACGAGTTTGAAGTTCGTCGAACTCGGCTTGCTCACGGCGGCTCTCTATTTGGCGATGTCGGTGCCGCTGGGATATCTCGCGCGATACTTGGAAGAGAAGTGGAGCGGAGGGAAGTGA
- a CDS encoding amino acid ABC transporter ATP-binding protein, which yields MAPVVSLTNIVKRYHSKVILDRVSLDFHAGQITALVGPSGGGKSTLLRSINGLNTIDEGEIRVGEHRLSAAQANTREAHSAVRRMVGMVFQDFQLFPHLTALGNVAEAPQRVAGKSKSEAEARARDLLQRVGLGERCDHYPSQLSGGQKQRVAIARALAMEPKVLLCDEITSALDPELKHEVLDVLEDLRRDGLTLIMVTHEIGFARRAADRVAVLAGGKVVEEGPPSQVIDNPTTERTQQFFTNVLG from the coding sequence ATGGCTCCTGTCGTTTCGCTCACGAATATCGTTAAGCGCTATCACTCGAAGGTGATTCTCGATCGTGTCTCGCTCGATTTTCACGCCGGTCAGATCACGGCGTTGGTCGGCCCGAGCGGCGGCGGGAAGTCGACTCTCTTGCGCTCGATCAATGGGCTCAACACGATCGATGAAGGAGAGATTCGAGTCGGCGAGCATCGGCTTTCGGCCGCACAAGCGAACACGCGCGAGGCGCACAGCGCAGTGCGGCGCATGGTCGGGATGGTATTTCAAGACTTTCAGTTGTTCCCGCATCTGACGGCGCTGGGCAATGTGGCCGAAGCGCCGCAGCGGGTTGCCGGAAAGTCGAAAAGCGAAGCCGAGGCCCGAGCGCGGGACTTGTTGCAGCGCGTGGGCCTCGGAGAGCGATGCGATCATTACCCTTCGCAACTGTCGGGCGGGCAGAAGCAGCGCGTGGCGATCGCCCGCGCCTTGGCGATGGAGCCGAAGGTCCTGCTCTGCGATGAAATCACGAGCGCGCTCGATCCGGAATTGAAACATGAAGTGCTCGACGTGCTTGAGGACCTCCGCCGCGACGGCCTAACGCTCATCATGGTGACGCACGAAATCGGGTTCGCACGCCGCGCGGCCGATCGCGTGGCGGTCTTGGCGGGGGGCAAAGTCGTCGAAGAGGGGCCGCCGTCGCAAGTGATCGACAACCCGACGACGGAACGAACCCAGCAGTTCTTCACGAACGTGCTCGGCTAG
- a CDS encoding sodium:solute symporter: protein MGSLLENLSQYGVLFALVTIIGISGWIGVVAQRAVSRGSFLKGFFLGNRGLGVWAMALTATVQSGGTFMGVPSLIYTFGFIVALWIGSYMLVPLTGFAVVGKRLSHLSRRTNAVTVPDLFRGRFDSPALGLTSSIVLLFFLSFMLMAQFKAGAIVMKLAWPENAVMVLAEDTIDLDRQYYIGLTIFTIVVVGYTLFGGFLASVWTDMFQSVLMAIGVTILLCLSLNAAGGLEKATHDAVANTDVGFVTGPGYGRDFLPLGLACSYFFVWIWGGISSPASVVRVMAAKSTATLRRSIVVLAVYNLFIYLPLIVVCICARSLIPHLDQPDEVIPRMSIMLTKQFTGGSFISGLILAAPFGAVMATVSCYLVVIASGIVHDIYQRVFNPHASEKQIRFMTHGAMIFIGAVALVANIYPPRFLQSLVVFCTSGQTGGFLVPLVMACYWRRATKQGVIAAMASGALTLLALYATGWIGYGLGGWSDPGIAQATAFRPYFLLGLEPVVWGIAVSAVAGITVSLLTPPPDEALVRRMFDIEPSAV from the coding sequence ATGGGCTCCTTGCTCGAAAATCTTTCGCAATACGGCGTGTTGTTCGCACTCGTCACGATCATCGGCATCAGCGGCTGGATCGGCGTCGTCGCGCAAAGGGCCGTCAGCCGCGGTTCGTTCTTGAAAGGATTCTTCCTCGGCAATCGAGGGCTCGGCGTGTGGGCGATGGCACTCACGGCCACGGTGCAAAGCGGCGGCACTTTTATGGGCGTTCCGTCGCTCATCTACACTTTCGGATTCATCGTCGCGCTTTGGATCGGCAGCTACATGCTCGTGCCGCTCACCGGTTTCGCGGTGGTCGGCAAACGGCTTTCGCATCTGTCGCGACGGACCAACGCCGTGACGGTGCCCGACCTTTTTCGCGGCCGGTTCGATAGCCCTGCGCTGGGGCTAACGTCGAGCATCGTGCTGCTCTTCTTCTTGAGCTTTATGCTCATGGCGCAATTCAAAGCCGGCGCGATCGTGATGAAGCTCGCTTGGCCCGAGAACGCCGTGATGGTTCTCGCTGAAGATACGATCGACCTCGACAGGCAATACTATATCGGCCTCACGATCTTCACGATCGTCGTCGTCGGCTATACGCTCTTCGGCGGCTTTCTGGCAAGCGTTTGGACCGACATGTTTCAAAGCGTGCTGATGGCGATCGGCGTGACCATTCTGCTTTGCCTCTCGCTCAATGCCGCCGGAGGATTGGAAAAAGCAACGCACGACGCCGTCGCAAATACCGACGTCGGCTTCGTAACGGGCCCGGGCTATGGCCGCGATTTTCTCCCCTTAGGGTTGGCCTGTTCCTATTTCTTCGTTTGGATTTGGGGCGGCATCTCTTCGCCGGCAAGCGTCGTGCGCGTGATGGCCGCCAAGAGCACGGCGACTTTGCGGCGCTCGATCGTCGTGTTGGCCGTTTATAATCTGTTCATCTATTTGCCGCTGATCGTCGTCTGCATTTGCGCTCGATCGTTGATTCCCCATCTCGATCAGCCGGATGAAGTCATTCCGCGAATGTCGATCATGTTGACCAAGCAATTCACCGGCGGCTCGTTCATCTCCGGCCTGATTCTTGCCGCCCCGTTCGGAGCGGTGATGGCAACCGTGAGTTGCTATCTCGTCGTGATCGCGTCGGGAATCGTGCACGACATTTATCAGCGAGTCTTCAATCCACACGCCTCCGAAAAGCAGATTCGCTTCATGACGCATGGCGCCATGATCTTCATCGGCGCCGTAGCGCTCGTGGCGAACATTTATCCTCCGCGGTTCTTACAATCGCTAGTCGTGTTTTGCACCTCGGGACAAACGGGCGGCTTCCTCGTTCCGCTCGTAATGGCTTGCTACTGGCGGCGCGCGACCAAACAAGGGGTCATCGCGGCGATGGCCTCCGGTGCGCTCACGTTGCTCGCGCTCTACGCGACCGGTTGGATCGGTTACGGACTCGGCGGCTGGAGCGATCCCGGCATCGCCCAGGCGACGGCTTTCCGCCCATACTTCCTATTAGGGCTCGAACCGGTCGTGTGGGGAATCGCCGTTTCCGCGGTCGCGGGCATCACGGTGAGTCTACTGACGCCCCCGCCCGATGAGGCGCTCGTTCGCCGGATGTTCGACATTGAACCGAGCGCCGTATAA
- a CDS encoding DUF997 family protein: protein MKHPNEDPVVTSSRREAIWTLLIWCTALVYSVSYCYRYGYNRPLDKSLAGMKFYFGWPDWVFWGIVVPWLTCVVVSALFAFVFMRDGKLADDLDVDAEEELN from the coding sequence ATGAAGCACCCGAACGAAGATCCCGTAGTGACCAGTTCACGCCGCGAGGCGATCTGGACGTTGCTCATTTGGTGTACGGCACTCGTCTACAGCGTGAGCTATTGCTATCGCTACGGCTACAATCGCCCGCTGGATAAGTCGCTCGCCGGAATGAAGTTTTACTTCGGGTGGCCCGATTGGGTTTTTTGGGGAATCGTCGTGCCGTGGCTGACGTGCGTCGTCGTGTCGGCGCTATTTGCGTTCGTCTTCATGCGCGACGGCAAACTGGCCGACGATCTCGATGTCGACGCCGAAGAGGAGCTTAACTAA
- a CDS encoding DUF3320 domain-containing protein, whose amino-acid sequence MSAPQGTVADRLTKTKQGLLDLTLRNRLLNTPRKAKGRNIEIVGERAEDLFRLLVTEKKSFAFASRLGAKDDEEPKKGKKSFRDAPQVDFESKNAAGEASTAAEAEAAASDDDAELRLYQPDETEAEATKRHTDNRLQTGLSSEALQKRLLGLFYDARTYEEEQGVNILYLALGFLKWYEPEKADQARYAPLLLIPVELSRSDVGSNFRLSWREEETATNLSLQAKLFADFGLKFPEVIESDEFSPTAYFDEVRRAIEGKAGWEVLPDDMLVWFFSFTKFLMYRDLDPATWPEAASIEKHALISSLLGNGFRPQPPFCSETDRLDTLLTPLDQTHVVDADSSQAMATEETRRGQNLVIQGPPGTGKSQTIANIIATAVKAGKKVLFVAEKMAALSVVKRRFDNIGLGDICLELHSAKANKRLVLQELERTLALGAPKQEYTEQQATSLAKLKDRLNAHVADLHAPLMPAGLSPFKILGDVCRLQASGIQTTDFALVEPLKWTPDAVAEKVNLLRNTATHITDIGVPAQHPWRGVMLEAWLPMNAPRLQQRLPPLVERLGALIATSDTLAVELHQPQGARSMSETAGLVRMVDALAKAPAMDRAAIADAVWDKNRELITALVEAGFTLGDTRAKLEQVLRPEAWTRDMTEVRDVIVKYGRIWYRWFFGVYRAAIASFQAILIGPLPKHFDDRVAILDALARRQAAQKKLGTEQQTAEVGRSAFGSLWTGEKSDWGALRAIEQWEAECRTAGISAPLRAAMSGLQPTPKGREAANVVAADAQKLLADVRDVFQELKLDVPSGFERATLEEVPLTALRDRLRAWQGEFESLTKWIAYRHGRAALEKEGLGNLPSMLEGGTIAPAAAVDQFTMGYFESLIRASFAARPSLAQFDGKSYAQVRELFQAADRQRIDLTRLEVAAAHHRSIPTGTSELGELGIVQHEIKKRKNHKPIRRLIKEAGRAIQAIKPVFMMSPMSVAQYLDPTSTTFDLLVFDEASQVRPEDALGAIARAGQVVVVGDDKQLPPTRFFDVLEGSDTESEEGVDDFNVGDLDSVLALCKSQQMAERMLRWHYRSRHQSLIAVSNHEFYDDKLFIFPSPLRAAGEGLKFNLVKEGRFDRGATATNRIEAHVVAEAVMKHARTQPQVSLGVGAFSVSQRDAILDELEVLRRDSKDTEEFFATGGPEPFFVKNLENIQGDERETIFISVGYARDKSGSLAMNFGPLSNKGGERRLNVLISRARASCEVFSSITADDIDLGRATAVGAKAFKTFLQYAQTGLLDAGATTASRFATEFERQVAEALHKAGYQVEAQVGVAGFFVDLAVVDPELPDGYVLGIECDGLQYDAARSSRDRDRLRQQVLEDRGWKIHRIWSIDWFNRPKEQLAKLTTAIDAAKAAALLAAKSKAEALKAEAEKARLVKPQPATVANVAPAENKPVAPTKTVVPVIAREERQEAAEPSVPYEEAIFKISGKQSIPDMPLSTLMEFAVRVVRVEGPIHEEEIERRLVSLSGASRTGTRIAQAVAAALAEAVKARAVVVDGGFYRPAEQTIVPIRNREDVTSSGLKKPEMLPPAEIERAVKVLIAGHLGVVDDECIVAVARMLGFKTTTPALKEVIAGSLERLVTSGNVVRKNDTLHLAP is encoded by the coding sequence ATGTCTGCTCCGCAAGGAACCGTAGCCGATCGACTGACGAAAACGAAGCAAGGCTTGCTCGATCTGACTTTACGCAATCGTCTGCTCAATACGCCGCGGAAAGCGAAAGGGCGCAATATCGAGATCGTCGGCGAACGGGCCGAAGATCTGTTCCGACTGCTCGTTACCGAGAAGAAGAGCTTTGCTTTCGCTTCTCGTCTCGGCGCGAAAGACGACGAGGAGCCGAAGAAGGGAAAGAAATCTTTTCGCGATGCGCCGCAAGTCGATTTCGAATCGAAGAACGCCGCCGGCGAAGCGTCGACGGCCGCGGAAGCCGAGGCGGCAGCGTCCGACGACGATGCCGAGCTGCGGCTCTACCAACCGGACGAAACGGAAGCCGAAGCGACGAAGCGCCACACCGACAATCGACTTCAAACGGGTCTCTCGTCCGAAGCGTTGCAGAAGCGCTTGCTCGGTCTGTTCTACGATGCCCGCACGTACGAAGAGGAGCAGGGAGTCAACATTCTGTATTTGGCGCTGGGCTTCTTGAAATGGTACGAGCCTGAGAAGGCCGATCAAGCACGTTACGCGCCGCTGTTGTTGATCCCGGTCGAACTGAGTCGCTCGGATGTCGGCTCGAATTTTCGCTTAAGCTGGCGCGAGGAAGAAACGGCTACGAATCTTTCGTTGCAAGCGAAGCTCTTCGCCGACTTCGGCTTGAAGTTCCCCGAGGTGATCGAGTCCGACGAATTCTCGCCGACGGCCTACTTCGATGAAGTGCGCCGCGCGATCGAGGGGAAGGCCGGTTGGGAAGTTTTGCCCGACGACATGCTTGTCTGGTTCTTTTCGTTCACGAAGTTTCTGATGTACCGCGACCTCGATCCGGCAACTTGGCCCGAGGCTGCGTCGATCGAGAAGCATGCGCTGATCTCTTCGTTGCTCGGCAACGGTTTCCGGCCGCAGCCGCCGTTCTGTTCCGAGACCGATCGATTGGATACTCTGCTGACGCCGCTCGATCAGACGCACGTCGTCGATGCCGACAGCTCGCAAGCGATGGCGACGGAAGAAACGAGGCGCGGGCAGAACCTTGTCATCCAAGGCCCTCCCGGCACGGGAAAGTCGCAGACGATCGCGAACATCATCGCGACGGCCGTAAAAGCAGGCAAAAAGGTCTTGTTCGTCGCCGAGAAGATGGCGGCTTTGAGTGTCGTCAAACGGCGGTTCGATAACATCGGCCTCGGCGACATCTGCTTGGAACTCCATAGCGCCAAGGCCAATAAGCGGCTCGTTCTTCAAGAGCTCGAACGCACGCTCGCACTCGGAGCCCCTAAGCAAGAGTACACCGAACAACAAGCGACCTCGCTGGCGAAGCTGAAAGATCGGCTGAACGCCCACGTCGCCGATTTGCATGCGCCGCTCATGCCCGCGGGCCTGTCTCCGTTTAAGATCCTCGGCGACGTTTGTCGGTTGCAAGCCTCCGGTATTCAAACGACCGACTTCGCACTGGTCGAGCCATTGAAATGGACGCCGGATGCCGTTGCTGAAAAAGTGAATTTGCTCCGCAATACCGCGACGCATATTACCGACATCGGTGTTCCTGCGCAGCACCCCTGGCGCGGCGTGATGCTCGAGGCTTGGCTGCCGATGAACGCACCGCGATTGCAGCAGCGCTTGCCGCCGCTGGTCGAACGACTCGGCGCTTTGATCGCTACGAGCGATACGCTAGCCGTTGAACTGCATCAACCGCAGGGCGCGCGCTCGATGTCCGAAACCGCAGGGCTGGTTCGAATGGTCGATGCGTTGGCGAAAGCGCCGGCGATGGATCGTGCGGCGATTGCCGACGCGGTGTGGGACAAGAATCGTGAGTTGATCACGGCTTTAGTGGAAGCTGGCTTTACGCTCGGTGATACCCGCGCGAAGCTCGAGCAAGTGTTAAGGCCCGAGGCGTGGACGCGCGACATGACCGAGGTGCGCGATGTGATCGTCAAGTACGGTCGCATTTGGTATCGCTGGTTTTTCGGCGTTTATCGGGCCGCGATCGCGTCGTTTCAAGCCATTCTGATCGGCCCGCTGCCGAAACACTTCGACGACCGCGTCGCCATTCTCGATGCCTTGGCACGTCGACAAGCGGCGCAAAAAAAACTCGGCACCGAACAGCAAACGGCCGAAGTCGGGCGCTCGGCTTTCGGGAGTTTGTGGACCGGTGAGAAATCCGATTGGGGAGCGTTGCGAGCCATCGAGCAATGGGAAGCGGAGTGCCGTACGGCAGGAATCTCCGCTCCGCTACGGGCCGCGATGTCGGGCCTGCAACCCACGCCGAAGGGGCGGGAGGCCGCAAACGTCGTCGCCGCCGATGCGCAGAAGTTGCTCGCCGATGTACGCGATGTCTTTCAGGAGTTGAAGCTCGATGTGCCCAGCGGCTTCGAGCGCGCAACGCTTGAGGAAGTGCCCCTCACCGCATTGCGAGATCGGCTCAGGGCGTGGCAAGGAGAGTTCGAGTCGCTGACGAAATGGATCGCTTACCGGCATGGTCGCGCCGCTCTAGAAAAAGAAGGGCTCGGCAACTTACCGAGCATGTTGGAGGGGGGCACGATCGCACCGGCGGCGGCAGTCGATCAGTTTACGATGGGTTATTTCGAGAGTCTGATTCGCGCCTCATTCGCGGCTCGGCCAAGCCTTGCGCAGTTCGATGGGAAGTCGTATGCTCAAGTTCGCGAGCTTTTCCAAGCCGCCGACCGGCAGCGGATCGATCTTACCCGGCTCGAAGTCGCCGCGGCCCATCATCGTTCAATTCCGACCGGAACTTCGGAGCTCGGCGAACTTGGAATCGTGCAGCATGAAATCAAGAAGCGCAAGAATCATAAGCCGATACGCCGGTTGATCAAAGAAGCCGGCCGCGCGATCCAAGCGATCAAGCCGGTGTTCATGATGAGCCCGATGTCGGTCGCGCAATATCTCGATCCGACCAGCACGACTTTCGATCTGCTTGTGTTCGATGAGGCGAGCCAGGTTCGGCCGGAAGATGCGCTCGGAGCGATTGCGCGTGCCGGGCAAGTCGTCGTGGTCGGCGATGATAAACAATTGCCGCCGACTCGATTTTTCGACGTGTTGGAAGGGAGCGATACCGAAAGCGAAGAAGGTGTCGATGATTTCAACGTCGGAGATCTCGATAGCGTGTTGGCGCTTTGCAAATCGCAACAGATGGCCGAACGGATGTTGCGCTGGCATTATCGAAGCCGTCATCAATCGCTGATCGCCGTCTCGAACCATGAATTCTACGACGACAAGCTGTTCATTTTTCCTAGCCCCCTACGCGCCGCCGGCGAAGGGTTGAAGTTCAATCTCGTTAAGGAGGGCCGCTTCGATCGTGGCGCTACGGCGACGAATCGAATCGAAGCGCATGTCGTGGCGGAAGCGGTGATGAAACACGCCCGCACGCAGCCGCAAGTCTCGCTTGGGGTCGGGGCGTTTTCCGTCAGCCAACGCGATGCCATTCTCGACGAGCTCGAAGTTCTCCGTCGCGACTCGAAGGACACGGAAGAATTCTTTGCGACCGGTGGGCCGGAGCCGTTCTTCGTGAAGAATTTGGAGAACATTCAAGGAGACGAACGAGAAACGATTTTCATTTCCGTCGGCTATGCGCGCGATAAGTCCGGCTCGCTGGCGATGAACTTCGGCCCGCTCTCGAACAAGGGAGGGGAACGACGCTTAAACGTGCTGATCAGCCGTGCCCGAGCCAGTTGCGAAGTGTTCTCCTCGATCACGGCCGACGATATCGATCTCGGGCGAGCTACGGCGGTTGGCGCGAAAGCGTTTAAGACGTTTCTCCAATACGCGCAAACCGGTTTACTCGACGCCGGCGCGACGACCGCCTCGCGTTTCGCAACCGAGTTCGAGCGGCAAGTGGCCGAGGCATTGCACAAGGCCGGCTATCAAGTCGAAGCACAGGTCGGAGTGGCGGGCTTCTTCGTCGATCTGGCAGTCGTCGATCCGGAACTGCCCGACGGTTACGTGCTCGGTATCGAGTGCGATGGTCTGCAATACGATGCGGCGCGCTCCTCACGCGATCGAGATCGACTGCGACAGCAGGTGCTGGAAGATCGTGGTTGGAAGATTCATCGGATCTGGAGCATCGATTGGTTTAACCGCCCGAAAGAGCAACTCGCCAAGCTCACGACGGCGATCGATGCTGCGAAGGCCGCGGCGCTACTCGCGGCGAAGTCGAAAGCCGAGGCTTTGAAAGCGGAAGCGGAAAAAGCGAGGCTCGTAAAACCGCAACCGGCGACGGTGGCGAACGTCGCACCGGCGGAGAATAAGCCGGTTGCCCCGACGAAAACCGTGGTGCCCGTCATTGCGCGTGAAGAGCGACAAGAGGCCGCAGAGCCGAGCGTTCCTTATGAAGAAGCGATCTTCAAAATCAGCGGCAAGCAATCGATTCCCGACATGCCGCTATCGACATTGATGGAGTTCGCGGTGCGTGTCGTGCGCGTCGAAGGGCCGATTCACGAAGAGGAAATCGAGCGCCGGTTGGTGTCGCTCAGCGGTGCGTCGCGCACCGGAACGCGTATCGCTCAGGCCGTGGCGGCGGCTTTGGCCGAGGCTGTGAAAGCGAGGGCGGTCGTTGTCGATGGTGGTTTCTATCGGCCGGCCGAGCAGACGATCGTGCCGATTCGCAATCGCGAGGATGTGACATCGAGCGGCTTGAAGAAGCCCGAGATGTTGCCGCCGGCCGAGATCGAGCGGGCCGTAAAAGTATTGATCGCGGGTCATCTCGGCGTCGTGGACGACGAGTGCATCGTCGCGGTTGCCCGAATGCTTGGTTTCAAGACGACGACACCCGCCCTGAAAGAGGTCATCGCCGGCAGCTTAGAACGATTGGTTACATCCGGTAACGTCGTCCGGAAGAACGACACACTTCATCTCGCACCGTGA
- a CDS encoding succinylglutamate desuccinylase/aspartoacylase family protein, giving the protein MMDAWKLKTKSIVGPLDGPHLLITGGVHGDEFEPMAAIRRLLETIDPAQVRGRITLVPVVNEPAFLRGERTAEDELDLARTCPGRDDGSTTERIAAALSRLIREADFYIDLHTAGTVFQMLPLAGYVLHEDPNILAQQRVMARAFGLPVVWGTNGRLQGRSLSIARDAGVPAIYVENGGGGMCDARRVSEMVEGCRNVARAFGILDDGSLQESTPAAPEPCRYFIEDDRDQSGHLQVQSQAPVAGYFAPRVALGDVIERGQIIGTITDPLGEQAVDIAAYDSGTVLLLRTFPTVRAGDPLMVVLPISEPGTATFAREA; this is encoded by the coding sequence ATGATGGACGCTTGGAAATTAAAAACGAAATCGATCGTCGGCCCTCTCGATGGGCCGCATCTGCTGATTACCGGCGGCGTGCATGGAGATGAGTTCGAGCCGATGGCGGCGATACGCCGACTGCTCGAAACGATCGATCCGGCACAGGTTCGCGGACGAATTACGTTGGTGCCGGTCGTCAATGAGCCGGCTTTCTTACGTGGCGAACGAACGGCCGAAGACGAACTCGATCTCGCGCGCACCTGTCCCGGTCGCGATGATGGCTCGACGACCGAGCGTATCGCGGCAGCGCTGAGTCGCTTGATTCGCGAAGCCGATTTCTATATCGACCTGCATACCGCCGGCACCGTGTTTCAAATGCTTCCGTTGGCCGGCTACGTTTTGCATGAAGATCCGAACATCCTCGCTCAGCAGCGTGTGATGGCTCGGGCTTTCGGCCTGCCCGTGGTTTGGGGAACGAACGGTCGACTGCAAGGTCGTTCGCTTTCGATCGCGCGCGATGCCGGGGTGCCTGCGATTTATGTCGAAAACGGCGGAGGCGGGATGTGCGATGCGCGTCGTGTCTCCGAGATGGTTGAAGGTTGTCGCAACGTCGCTCGGGCCTTCGGCATCTTAGACGATGGTTCGCTCCAAGAGTCGACGCCGGCGGCACCGGAGCCGTGTCGATATTTCATCGAAGACGATCGGGACCAGAGCGGGCATTTGCAAGTGCAGAGCCAAGCACCGGTCGCAGGATATTTCGCGCCGCGCGTCGCACTTGGCGACGTAATCGAACGAGGTCAAATCATCGGCACGATTACCGATCCGCTCGGCGAACAGGCCGTCGATATCGCAGCATACGACTCCGGCACGGTTCTCTTGTTGCGGACGTTTCCTACGGTGCGCGCAGGGGATCCGCTGATGGTCGTGTTGCCGATCTCGGAACCGGGCACGGCGACGTTCGCGCGCGAGGCTTAG